The genomic DNA GCCCGTCGCGCTGCGGCACTTCGGTGCCCAGACGGCGGCGGTGACGCTGGCGGTGCTGGCGTTCGCGGGCGTCGCCGGTGACGCGCAGGCGGCGCTGTCCCGGCTGGTCGACACGGCGCTCGCCTGCGCGATCGTCCTGCTGGTCGGCCACCTGCCGCGGCTCGCGGACACCCGCGCCCGGGTCGGGCACCGCTCCGCGTACGCGCTGCGCAGCACCCGGCGCTACCTCGACCACGTGCTGGCCGGCCGGGACGGCGAGGAGCGGGGCGAACTGCGGCGGGCCGCGTACCACGCGCTGGCCCAGGCGCGGGGCGCCGCCGAGACCGCGGCCGCCGAGCTGCGCACCGGCCGCGCCGAACGGGACTGGCTGCGCGTCACCGCGCGCGCCGAGCGGATCGCCGACGCGGCCACGGCCTGCGCGGTCCGCCTCGAACACGGCGCGGGCCGCCCCGAAGAGCCCGCCGCGCAGCGGATCACCGCCGCCCTGGCCGCCGTCGCGGACACCCTCGACGGCCACGGCCCGGCGGTGCTCGCCCCCGTCAGCGCCCCGCCGGGCTGCCGGACGCTGGACGACATCCTCACCGAACTCCACGCAATCCACGCACTCGCGGGCACCGGCGGCAACAGCGAACGAACCGGTCGAATTCGTTCGGTCGCCGAACGATAGACTCCCGGGACGCTGACAACGTCGACAGCCAGGACCCCGCCGAACTCCCCCCGCACCGTGGAGCCCCGTCATGCCCCTGGCGCTCGTCGCCCTCGCCATCACCGCCTTCGCCATCGGCACCACCGAGTTCGCCGCCATGGGCCTGCTCCCGCAGATCGCGGACGGCCTGGACGCGACCATCCCGCAGGCGGGCTGGCTGGTCTCGCTGTACGCGCTGGGCGTGGTGATCGGCGCCCCGCTGCTCACCGCGGCCTGCGCCCGGCTGCCCCGCAAGGCCGTGCTGATCGGCCTGGCGGGCCTGTTCACGGTCGGGAACCTGCTGTGCGCGATCGCGCCGAACTTCGCGTTCCTCGCCGTCGCCCGGCTGATCACCGGCCTGCCGCACGGCGCGTTCTTCGGCGCGGGCGCCGTGGCCGCCGCCGAACTGGCGGCCCCGCACCTGCGGGCCCGCGCCGTCTCGGTGATGTTCTCCGGCCTGACGGTGGCCAACATCCTCGGTGTCCCGGCCGCCACCCTGCTCGGGCAGCGGCTCGGCTGGCGGGCCGCGATGCTCGTCGTCGTCGCGATCGGTGCCGTCGGCGCGCTCGCCATCGCCCGGCTGGTGCCCCAGCTGCCCAGCCACCCGCAGGCCGGGCTGCGCCGCGAACTGTCCACCTTCCGCAGCGGGCAGCTCTGGCTGGCCCTGGCCACCGTGGTGTTCGGGTGCGCGGGGCTGTTCGCGTGCTACAGCTACATCACCCCGACCCTGACCGAGGTGGCCGGCTTCTCGGACGGCTCGGTCACCCTGGTGCTCGCACTGTTCGGGGTCGGCATGACACTCGGCAACGTGATCGGCGGGTACGCGGCGGACCGGGCGCTGCGGCCCAGCCTGTGCGCGTCCTTCCTGCTGATGGGCGGCGCGCTGGCGCTGTTCGCGGTGACCGCGCACGCCCAGTGGTCGGCGGCACTGACCGTGGTGCTGATCGGCATGTTCGGCTTCGCGACCGTGCCCACCGTGCAGACCCTGGTCCTGCAGAAGGCCCGCAAGGCGCCCACCCTGGCCTCCGCGACCGTGCAGGGGGCGTTCAACCTGGCCAACGCGCAGGGCGCCTATCTCGGCGGCCTGGCCCTGACCGCGGGCCTCGGCTGGACCTCCCCGACCCTGGTCGGCGCCGTCCTCGCTGTCCTCGGCTTCCTGATCGCCGCCGCGTCCTGGGCCGCCGACCGCCGCACCGCGGCGCCCGTCCCGGCCGAACCCGCCGCCGACCTGCCGGCCCCCGCACCGGCCCACGGCTGAGCAGCGCATGCGGAGGAGGGGGAAGGCCGACGCGGACGCGGCGGGCTTCCAGGACTAATCGCAGTGCACTGGGCTTCAACCCGGTGGTGAAGCGACTCTGGGCCCTGCTCTGATGTCAGCGCTGGGCGCCCTCCAGCGCTGTGGGCGGTGCCCGCTGTCGGCGTCAGGCTGGGCGGTTCTGCTGCTCGATGTACCGGCGGACCACCGACGGGGGTGCGCCGCCGACGGAGCCGGCGAAGTACGAGTCGGACCGGAGTCGCTGTGCGCGCCGGTGGTGCTTGACCAGGTCGGGGAACTCCTGGCGCATGCGGCGGGAGCTGACGCCCTTGAGGCTGTTGACGAGCTTGGACGGGGTGACCTTGGGTGGGACATTCACGAGCAGGTGGACGTGGTTGTTCTCGCCGTTGAACTCGACCGGCTCGACCTCGAGTCGGCGCAGACGCTCCGCGTGATCTCTTCGAGTCGGGTCAGGTGGTGGTCGGCGAACACCTCGTGCCGGTACTTCGTCGCGAAAACCACATACGCATGAAGGGCGAAGGCGCAGTGTCTACCTGTGCGAATGTTCTGATACGCGGCCATGCGCCAGCATTGGTACGGTGCTGTTGTGCAGCTCAGGTACTCCTTTCGCGTCTATCCGACCGCAGGTCAGCGTTCGTCGCTGGCGCGGGCGTTCGGGTGTGCGCGGGTGGTGTACAACGACGCGCTGCGTGCCCGTGAGGACGCCCGTGCCGCCGGGCTGCCGTTCCCGAGGACGGGCGACCTGTCGAAGGCGTTGATCACCGAGGCGAAGAAGACCCCGCAGCGGGCGTGGCTCGGCGAGGTGTCGGCCGTCGTGTTGCAACAGTCCCTGCGGGACCTGGACACCGCGTACCGGAACTTCTTCGACGGGTTGAAGGGCAAGCGGCCCCGCACGGGCGCGCCGCGCTTGAAGTCGCGCAAGGACACCCGGCAGGCCGTCCGCTTCACCGCGAACGCCCGGTGGAAGATCACACCGGTCGGGAAGCTGTCCCTGCCGAAGATCGGCGACCTGGACGTGAAGTGGTCCCGCGCTCTGCCCTCGGACCCGTCCACGGTGACCGTCGTCAAGGACAGCGCCGGCCGGTACTTCGCCTCGTTCGTCATCGAGACCGACCCCGCCGCCGACCTGGCCCGCATGCCCGACACCGGCACCGCGGTCGGCGTCGACCTCGGGCTTGCGCACTTCGCGATCCTCTCCGACGGCACGAAGATCGACAGCCCCCGCTTCCTGCGCCGCGCCGAGAAGAAGCTCAAGTAAGGCGCAGCGCATCCTGGCCCGCAAGGCCAAGGGCTCGAAGAACCGGGCCAAGGCCCGCACCAAGGTCGCACGCGCTCACGCGCGGGTCGCCGACGCGCGGCGCGAGTTCCACCACCAGCTCTCCACCCGGCTGATCCGCGACAACCAAGCGGTCGCCGTCGAAGACCTGGCGGTCAAGGGACTTGCGCGTACGCGCATGGCCAAGTCGGTGCACGACGCCGGCTGGTCGCGGTTCGTCACCATGTTGGAGTACAAAGCCGCCCGGTACGGGCGCACCGTCGTGAGGATCGGACGCTTCGAGCCGACCTCCCAGGTGTGCTCGAACTGCGGCGTCAAGGACGGCCCCAAGCCCCTCGGCGTCCGCGCATGGGCGTGCGGGGCGTGCGGGACCGTCCACGACCGGGACGTCAACGCGGCGGTCAACGTCGCCAAGGCCGCCGGACTGGCGGTGTCAGCCTGTCGAGCGCAGGTAAGACGGGCACCCGTGCCCGCACAGCGCAGCGAAGCAGGAACCCACCCGAAGCAACCCACCCAACCAGTGTGGGAGCAGGCGGGAATCCCCGGCCTTTAGGCCAGGGAGGATGTCAATGGGATCCGGTCCCGACGGCGCGGAAGCTGATCGCGGGCGGGGTGCCGGACCCGTTCCGCGGGGAGTGGGCGGAACGGAACTGGCGCAACGTGCCCGGGCCGTTCTACGGCGCATGGACCGACAGCCTGCAGATGAGCCGCCTGGACGACCCGCTGCACATCGCGTACGACGACGAGTACGGCCCGCTCGAAGGCACCGAGTTCGTCTTCCGGCAGCCCGCGGACGCCGGGGCGGTCGAGGACTTCCTGTGGGCCTCGCAGCTGGGGCACGGCGGCTACGCGATGGACGGCGACGAGCACTGGACGGTCGACGGCGTCCGCGCGTGGTGGGCCGGGCGCGAGCGGGTGCGCGCCTGGGCGCTGGCGACCGCGCACCGGTGGGCGACCTCGTACGACCCGGCCCACGAGACGCACTGGCTGGACGCGGCGCAGGGCCTGCGCGACTACGTCGACGACATCGACAGCGGGCGGCTGGAGACGTACCTGCGCGGCTACCTGTTCTGGCTGGAGCACCGCCGCGCGCCCGGACCCACGGAGGCGCTGCCGGTGCTCGGCGGGCCGGCCGCCGAACCGGTCGGCGGTGGCGAACCGGTGGGCGGTGGCGAACCGGTGGGCGGTGGCGACCCGGTGGTGCTCGGCTACCTGGTGGCCACCCCGGACGAGATGTCCGGCGCCGGACTGCCGAAGGGCGTCCTGCTCACCTCCGCCTCCGACTGCCTCGGCGAGCGGGTACCGGGGGACGGCTGCTGGTTCGGTTCGCCGGAACACGCGCGGGAGGCCTGCGCCATGGTGGAGGTCCCGCCGGCGGCGCGGGTGACGGCCCTGCGGGCGGCGTCGGCGGACGCCGAGGTGCTGGCCCGCGAGGTCCGCGCGGCCCGCACCCACGAACCGGTGCTGCACGCCCTGCTGTACGAGCCGCCGCCGCTCGCCGACGGCGGCGCGGCGCTCGGCTGGGAGGTGCTCGGCTACGACGGCGGCCTCCTGCACAGCTGGCTCTGCAACGACCTGTACCGGGACGCGGTCGCCGAGCTCGGCGTGGAGGTCACCCCGCGCGGGCTGCTGGCGGACCGGGCCACCGCCGAGCGCCTCGCCGGGTGGGCGAACGCGCGGACCGACACCAAGCCGGTGGTCTGGTTCGCCGCCGAGCTGATCGAGTGGCCCGAGCCGATCGAGTCCCGCTCCGTCCCGGTGACCGTCGCGGTACCGGCCGCGGAGCCCGTCACCCCGTGGTGGCGTCGCCTCCTGGAGGGCTGACAGCCGAGGTCGCGGCGGCGGGACCCCGGGGAGGCGGGCGGAGGGTGTGGAAGTCCGCCGGGGCCGGGTCGAGTTGACGCTGTGCAGCAATACTGGACGAGGTTGATTAATCGGCGGTACGGTGCCGCCGTGCCCACGAACCATGCACGGCCGCTGGTTTCCGCGCCGGCCGAAACGACCGTCCTGGCCATGCTGTTGGGCGAGGGACCGCTCAGCCGGGTCGAACTGGCCCGGCGCACCGGCCTGTCCCAGACCGCGGTCACCAAGGCGGCCCGGCCCCTGCTGGCCGACGGGTACCTGTACGAGCTCCCGCCCGAGCGCACCGCGCCGGGCGCGGGCCGCCCGGTCAGCCCGCTGGCCGTCAGCGCGGACCGGGAGTTCTTCGCCGGGGTGAAGATCAGCGCCGACACCCTCTACGGGACGGTCTGCGACCTGCGCGCCGCCATGCGGACCTCCGCCCGGCGCCCGCTCGGCGAGCGGACCCCGGCCGCGGTCTGCGCCCTGCTCGTCGAGCTGGTGGAGGAACTGCTCGACTCCGCACCGGAGTTCCGGGACCGCACCCGGCACCTGGGGATCGCCGTCTCCGGAGACGTGGACCGGCCGGGCGGCACCGTCCGCTACTCGGTGCTCCCCGGCTGGCGGGACGTGCCGCTGGCCGCGACCGTCGCGGTCGCGACCGGCCTGCACGTCACCGTGGAGAACGACGTCAAGGCGCTGACCGCGGCCGAGCACTGGTTCGGCGAGGGGATCGGCACCGACGACTTCGCGCTGGTCACCATCGGCGCGGGCATCGGCTCCGGGATCGTCGTCAACGGGCGGCTGCTGGCCGGCGCCCACGGCGTGGCCGGCGAGCTGGGCCACATCGCGGTGGACCCGGCCGGACCGCGCTGCCACTGCGGCGCGGTCGGCTGCGTGGAGGCGATCGCCTCCAGCGGCGCCGTCCGCGACGCGGTCCGGGCGGTCACCGGCCGCCCGGAGCTGGAGTTCGCGGACGTGACCGCCCTCGCCCGGGGCGGCGACCCGGCCGCCCGGGAGGCCTTCGCCCGGGCCGGGCGCGCGATCGGCGTCGGCATCGCCACCCTGGTGAACCTGGTCGGTCCGGAACGCGTCGTGGTCAGCGGCGAAGGGCTCGACACCTACGACCTGTTCGGCGTGCACATCAGGGACGCGTACGCCGCCACCGCCTTCGGAGCCGCCGCGGCCTGCCCGCTGACGCTCCGTCCGCTCGCCTGGGAGGAGTGGGCCCGCGGCGGCGCCGTCGCCGGCATCCAGGCCCTCTTCCCCTGAGCGGTCGCACCACCACCCTCACCCCGCTCCCGCCCCATGGAGGGAACCACCGTGCGCATCGTCCGAACCGCCGGCCTGGCCGCCGTGCTCGCCGCGGCCCTGGTCGCCGCCGCCGTCACCCCGGTCGCGGCGGCCGAACCACCCGCTCCCGCAGCCGCCACGACGGCCGCGCAGCTCTCCGACTCCTGGACCGGCCCGCTCTCCACCCGGGGCCGGTACGTCGTCGACGCGGGCGGCAACCGCTTCAAGCTGAAGGCCGGCAACTGGGCCGGCGCCCAGGGCACCTGGGAGGGCAGCGGCGATCCGAACGACCCGGCGAACAACCAGGCCCGGCAGGTCTCGCACAACATCCCGCTCGGCCTGGACCGCGTCCCGCTGGCGCAGTTGACGGCCGACTTCCGCGCGCTCGGGCTGAACAGCGTCCGCCTGCCGTTCGCCAACGCGATGATCCACGACACCGCGCCCGTCCCGGACTCCGCCGTCGCCGCCAACCCGCAGCTGAAGGGGAGGACCCCGCTGCAGGTGTACGACGCCGTGGTGGCGGCGCTCACCGCCGACGGCTTCGCGGTGATCCTCAACAACCACACCACCAGCTACCGGTTCTGCTGCGGCCTGGACGGCAACGAGCGCTGGAACAGCGGCCAGTCCGCGCAGGCGTGGATCGACGACTGGGTGTTCCTGGTCGACCGGTACAAGGAGAACAAGCGGGTGGTCGGCGCCGACCTGCGCAACGAGGTGCGCCGCGACACCTGGGACGACCCCAACTGGGGCTGGGGCGACGGCCACGACGAGTACGCCGCGTTCGAGGAGGCCGGCAACCGGATCCTGGAGGCCGACCCGGACATGCTGGTCGTGATGGAGGGCATCAACTGGTACGGCATCCCCTCCGCGCTGTTCAGCCACGGCCGGCCGATGCTCACCCCGGTCCGCAACCTCTCCAACACGCTGATCCGCAGCGGCAAGCTGGTGTACGCCGCGCACTTCTACGCCTACACCGGGCCCGCCAACACCGGTGCGGGCAGCGGCCTCGGGTCCACCAACGACCCGCGCTACCAGGACTTCACGCCCGAGCAGCTGGCCCAGGTGGTCGACGACGAGGCGCTGTTCGTCACGCAGTCCGGCCAGCACTTCACCGCGCCGGTGTGGATCAGCGAGTTCGGTGCCGCCGGACGCGGCTCGGACAACGCCAAGGAGAAGGCCTGGTTCGACACCTTCACCGACATCCTGGTGAAGAACGACACCGACTTCGCCCAGTGGCCGGTGGTCGGCTGGGCCGGCGCCGACGGTACCCCGAACGACAGCTGGGCGCTGCTCTCCTACGACGCCGCCGGCCGCCGGTCGGGGCTGCTGGACGGCGGCGACTGGCGGGCCGCCGACTGGGCGAAGCTGACCGGCGCCGCCGGGAGGACCGGTGCCGTCGCCCAGCCCGAGCGGTGGAACATGGTCGACCTGGACTTCGGCGACCAGAACCTGTCCCTCACCATGCGCGCCAGGCCCGACTGGGCGTACGGCCACCGCAAGGGCAACTGCCCCGACACCCAGCGCCTGGTCGCCCTCGCCCGCAGCTCCAACCGCGGCCTGTGCACCGACGCGGGCGGGCCCGCCAAGGCGGCGGGGGAGTGGACGGCGGTCACCGACGAGCGGTACGTCACCCACGGCGACTGGGCGAGCGGCTACAACAAGCTGCAGTGCCCGGACGGCACCTTCGTCGTCGGCTACGGCGTCAGCGGCAACGCGATGGCCACCCTGCTCTGCGCGCCCTCCGCGAGGCCGCTGCCGCTGACCGGCCGCAACGTCTGGTTCGACCACGGCGACAACCGGCCCGCCACCGGCGGCTCGGTGGCCAGCGACTGGGCACCCGGCCACTACAAGGGCCAGTGCGCCGACAGCGAGTACCTCGCCGGGGTCGCCTTCACCTGGAAGTGGAGCCACGGCGGAGCACCCGACGCGCTGCTCTGCCGGCCGCTGGCCTGACCGGCAGCCCTCCCTTCCGGCGGGCCGCCCGCCGGAAGGGAGGGACGGACCGTCAGCGGTGCTCGACCTGGTGGATCTTCTGCCAGGAGCGCGGCTCGGCCTTCGCGGCGAGCGAGGCGGCGGCCGGGGCGCCCGAGGGCGCGGCCGCGGGCCTGGCGGGGGTGAACAGCCAGGTGTCGAACAGCTCGGCCAGCGGCTTGCCCGAGACCCGCTCGGCGTACGCGCGGAACTGGGCGATGGTGGCGTTGCCGTAGCGGTGCTCCGACTGCCAGCCGCGCAGGATCGCGAAGAAGGACTCGTCGCCGACCGCCGCGCGCAGCGCCTGCACCGCCGCCGCGCCGCGGTCGTACACCGCGAGGTCGAACTGGCCCTCCGCGCCGGGGTCGCCCGGCCGCACGGTCCAGAACGGGTCGTCGGCCGGGTGCGAGGACCAGACCCAGTCGGCGAGCTCGGCGGCCGTGCCCTCGCCCTCGTGCTCCGACCACAGGTACTGCGCGTACCGGGCGAAGCCCTCGTTCAGCCAGATGTCGCTCCACCGCTGCAGCGAGACGCTGTCGCCGAACCACTGGTGGGCCAGCTCGTGCACCACCACCGAGGTGTTGGAGCCGGAGGCGAACTGCCGGGGGCTGTAGAAGACCCGGGTCTGGTTCTCCAGGGCGAAGCGGGTCGGGACGTTGGGCACGTAGCCGCCGGCCGAGGAGAACGGGTACGGGCCGAAGTACCCGCTCAGCCAGTCGACCAGCTCGCCGGTGCGCTCCACGCTGGCCCGCGCCGCGCCCTCGTTGTCGCCCAGGTCGCGGCTGTAGGCGTTGACCACCGGCAGGCCGCCGGCGGTGGTCGAGGTGGTGACGTCGAAGCGGCCGAGGGCGAGGGTGGCCAGGTAGGTGGCCTGCGGCTTGTCCTCGCGCCAGCTGTAGCGGGTCCAGCCGAGCTGCGAGCGCTGGGAGACCAGCACGCCGTTGCTGATCGCCTGGGTGCCGTCCGGCACCAGCACCGACACGTCGAAGGTCGCCTTGTCGGACGGGTGGTCGTTGCTCGGGAACCACCACCACGCCGCCTCCGGCTCGCCCGCCGCCACCCCGCCGTCCGGGGTGCGCAGCCACGCGGTGAAGCCGTAGCGCTTCACCGCCGACGGCGTGCCCGCGTAGCGGACCACCACGGTGGCCCGCTCGCCCTTGCGCAGCGGGGCGGCCGGGGTGACCACCAGCTCCTGCTCGCCGCTGCCGGCGAAGGCCGCCCGGCGGCCGTTGACCAGCACCTCGGAGACGTCCAGCGCGAAGTCCAGGTCGAAGCGGGACAGGTCCTGGGTGGCGGTGGCCAGGATCGTGGTGGTGCCCTCCAGCCGGTCGGTGGCGGGCTGGTACTTCAGCCGGATGTCGTAGTGCGAGACGTCGTACCCGCCGTTGCCGTAGGTCGGGTAGTAGCTGTCGCCGACGCCGTCGGCGCCCGCGGCGGGGGCGGCGGCGGTCGCGGGAGAGGCCAGCAGCAGTACGGCCGTGGCCGCGGCGACGAGGAGCGTCCTGGTGCGCACGGGGGTCCTCCGGTGCGGTCGAGGATCGGATGGTTGACGGTACGTCGAACCCTGTCCCCGGCCGCACCGGTTCACTCGCTCCCGGGCGCGTCGTTATGAAATGTTCACGTCACTTCACGGGGCGGTGACACGGCGTCACAACGGTGCGATCCGCTCCCCGGTGGCCGCCAGCCGC from Kitasatospora terrestris includes the following:
- a CDS encoding glycoside hydrolase family 5 protein, producing the protein MEGTTVRIVRTAGLAAVLAAALVAAAVTPVAAAEPPAPAAATTAAQLSDSWTGPLSTRGRYVVDAGGNRFKLKAGNWAGAQGTWEGSGDPNDPANNQARQVSHNIPLGLDRVPLAQLTADFRALGLNSVRLPFANAMIHDTAPVPDSAVAANPQLKGRTPLQVYDAVVAALTADGFAVILNNHTTSYRFCCGLDGNERWNSGQSAQAWIDDWVFLVDRYKENKRVVGADLRNEVRRDTWDDPNWGWGDGHDEYAAFEEAGNRILEADPDMLVVMEGINWYGIPSALFSHGRPMLTPVRNLSNTLIRSGKLVYAAHFYAYTGPANTGAGSGLGSTNDPRYQDFTPEQLAQVVDDEALFVTQSGQHFTAPVWISEFGAAGRGSDNAKEKAWFDTFTDILVKNDTDFAQWPVVGWAGADGTPNDSWALLSYDAAGRRSGLLDGGDWRAADWAKLTGAAGRTGAVAQPERWNMVDLDFGDQNLSLTMRARPDWAYGHRKGNCPDTQRLVALARSSNRGLCTDAGGPAKAAGEWTAVTDERYVTHGDWASGYNKLQCPDGTFVVGYGVSGNAMATLLCAPSARPLPLTGRNVWFDHGDNRPATGGSVASDWAPGHYKGQCADSEYLAGVAFTWKWSHGGAPDALLCRPLA
- a CDS encoding MFS transporter, producing MPLALVALAITAFAIGTTEFAAMGLLPQIADGLDATIPQAGWLVSLYALGVVIGAPLLTAACARLPRKAVLIGLAGLFTVGNLLCAIAPNFAFLAVARLITGLPHGAFFGAGAVAAAELAAPHLRARAVSVMFSGLTVANILGVPAATLLGQRLGWRAAMLVVVAIGAVGALAIARLVPQLPSHPQAGLRRELSTFRSGQLWLALATVVFGCAGLFACYSYITPTLTEVAGFSDGSVTLVLALFGVGMTLGNVIGGYAADRALRPSLCASFLLMGGALALFAVTAHAQWSAALTVVLIGMFGFATVPTVQTLVLQKARKAPTLASATVQGAFNLANAQGAYLGGLALTAGLGWTSPTLVGAVLAVLGFLIAAASWAADRRTAAPVPAEPAADLPAPAPAHG
- a CDS encoding M1 family metallopeptidase, whose amino-acid sequence is MRTRTLLVAAATAVLLLASPATAAAPAAGADGVGDSYYPTYGNGGYDVSHYDIRLKYQPATDRLEGTTTILATATQDLSRFDLDFALDVSEVLVNGRRAAFAGSGEQELVVTPAAPLRKGERATVVVRYAGTPSAVKRYGFTAWLRTPDGGVAAGEPEAAWWWFPSNDHPSDKATFDVSVLVPDGTQAISNGVLVSQRSQLGWTRYSWREDKPQATYLATLALGRFDVTTSTTAGGLPVVNAYSRDLGDNEGAARASVERTGELVDWLSGYFGPYPFSSAGGYVPNVPTRFALENQTRVFYSPRQFASGSNTSVVVHELAHQWFGDSVSLQRWSDIWLNEGFARYAQYLWSEHEGEGTAAELADWVWSSHPADDPFWTVRPGDPGAEGQFDLAVYDRGAAAVQALRAAVGDESFFAILRGWQSEHRYGNATIAQFRAYAERVSGKPLAELFDTWLFTPARPAAAPSGAPAAASLAAKAEPRSWQKIHQVEHR
- a CDS encoding ROK family transcriptional regulator — its product is MPTNHARPLVSAPAETTVLAMLLGEGPLSRVELARRTGLSQTAVTKAARPLLADGYLYELPPERTAPGAGRPVSPLAVSADREFFAGVKISADTLYGTVCDLRAAMRTSARRPLGERTPAAVCALLVELVEELLDSAPEFRDRTRHLGIAVSGDVDRPGGTVRYSVLPGWRDVPLAATVAVATGLHVTVENDVKALTAAEHWFGEGIGTDDFALVTIGAGIGSGIVVNGRLLAGAHGVAGELGHIAVDPAGPRCHCGAVGCVEAIASSGAVRDAVRAVTGRPELEFADVTALARGGDPAAREAFARAGRAIGVGIATLVNLVGPERVVVSGEGLDTYDLFGVHIRDAYAATAFGAAAACPLTLRPLAWEEWARGGAVAGIQALFP